The following are encoded together in the Streptomyces sp. NBC_00341 genome:
- a CDS encoding putative leader peptide yields MVLHDVSDKTPGMLLVARLHVDLCRLSSAICTNRRAAGREA; encoded by the coding sequence ATGGTTCTCCATGACGTGAGCGACAAGACGCCGGGCATGCTGCTCGTGGCGCGCCTGCACGTCGATCTGTGCCGGCTCTCCAGCGCGATCTGTACGAACCGCCGGGCCGCCGGCCGCGAGGCCTGA
- a CDS encoding SpoIIE family protein phosphatase: MPLPSSQAIRPQPAAPRLPLADHLASVQVLEGAPHGIVIASAERGATTVYANGRLAELFGAPVPSEPGGLARAATSFSDRNGEPMRFAESPLGVALGLRRPARAEVRYMPEGERALWLDISAVPLDFGPGELPLAVAFLHDVSQQRRSADDLDEVNRRLAEQLEDATWVHGLTERLTDHDSVDGTLHQVLGEGARLLRADMGVARLRDEDGSLMRTRALYGMPADVRSVREAVEGLPPGRFLVDEAEAAGGALIVEDVETDPSCTPGMRELARAAGFRRVYALALSTSSGRRLGVVAWAWREPGRPTLRQRQLVGTYCRFAGQMVENNLLYERERRIAGTLQQSMLAQELPEIAGVQVAACSLPGARGMQAGGDWYDVMALPGGKAGLALGDVMGKGLRAATAMGQLRTALRSYALVEGEDPVAVLSDLNALSQDMALTDLATVLYMTVDPRERRAVVASAGHCPPLLVDHSGARFLRAGQGVPLGVVDEWDAEADEFELPPGALLVLYTDGLVERRGEELGVGLERLRTAALAAPSEVGDLCEHLVEACLDDGEASDDVAILAVRVR, encoded by the coding sequence ATGCCCCTCCCTTCCAGTCAGGCAATCCGGCCGCAGCCCGCCGCACCGCGTCTGCCCCTGGCGGACCACCTCGCGTCCGTCCAGGTCCTGGAGGGTGCGCCGCATGGGATCGTCATCGCTTCCGCCGAGCGGGGGGCGACGACGGTGTACGCGAACGGGCGGCTGGCGGAGCTGTTCGGGGCGCCGGTGCCGTCGGAGCCGGGCGGGCTGGCGCGGGCGGCCACGTCCTTCAGCGACCGCAACGGCGAGCCGATGCGGTTCGCCGAATCGCCGCTCGGGGTGGCGCTGGGTCTGCGCCGTCCGGCGCGGGCGGAGGTGCGGTACATGCCGGAGGGCGAGCGGGCGCTGTGGCTGGACATCAGTGCCGTGCCGCTGGACTTCGGCCCCGGTGAGCTGCCGCTGGCCGTCGCGTTCCTGCACGACGTCTCGCAGCAGCGGCGGTCGGCCGATGATCTGGACGAGGTGAACCGCAGGCTGGCCGAGCAGTTGGAGGACGCCACCTGGGTGCACGGTCTCACGGAGCGGCTGACGGACCACGACAGCGTGGACGGCACGCTGCATCAGGTGCTGGGTGAGGGTGCGCGGCTGTTGCGGGCGGACATGGGTGTGGCGCGGCTGCGGGACGAGGACGGTTCGCTGATGCGAACGCGTGCGCTGTACGGGATGCCGGCGGATGTGCGGTCGGTGCGTGAGGCGGTGGAGGGGCTGCCGCCGGGGCGCTTCCTGGTCGACGAGGCGGAGGCGGCGGGGGGCGCGCTGATCGTGGAGGACGTGGAGACCGATCCGTCCTGTACGCCGGGCATGCGGGAGCTGGCGCGCGCGGCGGGGTTCCGTCGGGTGTACGCGCTGGCGCTGAGCACCTCGTCGGGCCGTCGGCTGGGAGTGGTGGCCTGGGCGTGGCGGGAGCCGGGGCGGCCCACGCTGCGGCAGCGGCAGCTGGTGGGGACGTACTGCCGGTTCGCGGGTCAGATGGTCGAGAACAATCTGCTGTACGAGCGTGAGCGCCGGATCGCGGGGACGCTCCAGCAGTCGATGCTGGCGCAGGAGTTGCCGGAGATCGCCGGGGTGCAGGTCGCCGCGTGCAGCCTGCCGGGGGCGCGGGGGATGCAGGCCGGGGGTGATTGGTACGACGTGATGGCGCTGCCGGGCGGGAAGGCGGGGCTGGCGCTGGGTGACGTGATGGGCAAGGGGTTGCGCGCGGCGACGGCGATGGGGCAGTTGCGGACGGCGTTGCGCAGTTACGCGCTGGTGGAGGGGGAGGATCCGGTGGCGGTGCTGTCGGATCTGAACGCGTTGAGCCAGGACATGGCGCTGACGGACCTGGCGACGGTGCTGTACATGACGGTGGATCCGCGGGAGCGCCGGGCGGTGGTGGCGTCGGCCGGTCATTGTCCGCCGTTGCTGGTGGACCATTCGGGGGCGCGGTTCCTGCGTGCGGGGCAGGGGGTTCCGCTGGGTGTGGTGGACGAGTGGGACGCGGAGGCGGACGAGTTCGAGCTGCCGCCGGGGGCGTTGCTGGTGCTGTACACGGATGGTCTGGTGGAGCGGCGCGGGGAGGAGTTGGGGGTGGGGCTGGAGCGTCTGCGGACGGCGGCGCTGGCGGCGCCCTCCGAGGTGGGTGATCTGTGCGAGCACCTGGTGGAGGCGTGCCTGGACGACGGTGAGGCCTCGGACGACGTGGCGATCCTGGCGGTCCGGGTGCGCTGA
- a CDS encoding glucose PTS transporter subunit EIIB, which translates to MASKAEKIVAGLGGIENIEEVEGCITRLRTEVIDPSKVDEAALKAAGAHGVVKMGTAIQVVIGTDADPIAADIEDMM; encoded by the coding sequence ATGGCCAGCAAGGCTGAGAAGATCGTCGCCGGGCTCGGCGGAATCGAGAACATCGAAGAGGTCGAAGGCTGCATCACCCGCCTCCGCACCGAGGTCATCGACCCGAGCAAGGTCGACGAAGCCGCGCTCAAGGCCGCCGGTGCCCACGGCGTCGTCAAGATGGGCACCGCGATCCAGGTCGTCATCGGCACCGACGCGGACCCCATCGCCGCCGACATCGAAGACATGATGTGA
- a CDS encoding MBL fold metallo-hydrolase — MKLTVVGCSGSFPSAGSACSSYLVEADGFRLLLDMGNGALGELQRHVGLYDLDAIFLSHLHADHCIDMCAYFVVRYYPHEGGRPAPIPVYGPDGTEQRLTTAHADTPSDHAMGEVFDFHTLKPGSFEIGPFSVRTEKLRHPVETFGIRIEHGGSSLTYSGDTGPCEALDELAEGVDLFLCEASFVHGKEDIPDLHLNGRQAGEFAARAGAGRLVLTHIPPWTDAGRNLSDAREVFDGPSELAVPGAVYEI; from the coding sequence ATGAAGCTCACCGTCGTCGGATGCTCCGGCTCGTTCCCGTCAGCGGGATCAGCCTGTTCGAGCTACCTCGTAGAGGCCGACGGCTTCAGGCTGCTCCTCGACATGGGCAACGGCGCCCTCGGCGAGCTGCAGCGCCATGTCGGTCTCTACGACCTCGACGCCATCTTCCTCAGCCATCTCCATGCCGATCACTGCATCGACATGTGCGCGTACTTCGTCGTCCGCTACTACCCGCACGAGGGCGGACGCCCGGCCCCCATCCCGGTCTACGGACCCGACGGCACCGAGCAGCGGCTCACCACCGCCCACGCCGACACCCCGTCCGACCACGCGATGGGCGAGGTCTTCGACTTCCACACGCTGAAGCCGGGCTCGTTCGAGATCGGCCCCTTCTCGGTCCGTACGGAGAAGCTCCGCCACCCCGTCGAGACGTTCGGCATCCGGATCGAGCACGGCGGCAGCTCGCTCACGTACTCCGGCGACACCGGCCCCTGCGAGGCCCTGGACGAGCTGGCCGAGGGCGTCGACCTCTTCCTCTGCGAGGCGTCGTTCGTCCACGGCAAGGAGGACATCCCGGACCTCCACCTGAATGGCCGCCAGGCGGGCGAGTTCGCCGCCCGCGCCGGGGCGGGGCGCCTGGTCCTCACGCACATCCCGCCGTGGACCGACGCCGGCCGCAACCTCTCCGACGCCCGCGAGGTCTTCGACGGCCCGAGCGAGCTGGCGGTACCGGGCGCGGTCTACGAGATCTGA
- a CDS encoding PTS transporter subunit EIIC — translation MSSSSAAIPQKQWWNGLFQGLQKMGRSLQLPIAVLPAAGILNRLGQPDVFGDEGLGWNNLAKVFAAAGGALLDSGLGLPLLFCVGVAIGMAKKSDGSTALAAVTGFLVYYAVLHAFPVDCDEGSTFVSGGVWFGTCVTGDAQVTAAEYQNPGVFGGIVMGLMAAWFWQRFHRVKLVDWLGFFNGRRLVPIIMAFVGLLFAALCAWVWQPVGDGLTSFSEWLVDLNWLGSGIFGLANRALLVFGLHQFLNTFVWFQFGDFTKPDGTVVHGDINRFLAGDPTAGQFTTGFFPIMMFALPAAALAIYHCAKPHRRKAVGGLMVSVGLTSFVTGITEPIEYSFLFVAPVLYAIHAVLTGVSMALSWALGVKDGFSFSAGLIDYVINWSLATKPWLIIPIGLGFAVVYYAIFRFAIIRFNLQTPGREPDEVEEEIESNLTK, via the coding sequence ATGAGCTCGAGCAGCGCAGCGATCCCACAGAAGCAGTGGTGGAACGGTCTGTTCCAGGGCCTGCAGAAGATGGGGCGCAGCCTTCAGCTCCCGATCGCCGTGCTGCCCGCGGCGGGCATCCTCAACCGGCTCGGCCAGCCGGACGTGTTCGGTGACGAGGGCCTGGGCTGGAACAACCTCGCCAAGGTGTTCGCCGCCGCCGGCGGGGCGCTGCTCGACTCGGGGCTCGGTCTTCCGTTGCTGTTCTGCGTCGGCGTGGCGATCGGGATGGCGAAGAAGTCGGACGGTTCGACGGCGCTGGCGGCGGTGACGGGCTTCCTCGTCTACTACGCGGTGCTGCACGCCTTCCCGGTGGACTGCGACGAGGGTTCGACGTTCGTGTCGGGCGGCGTCTGGTTCGGTACGTGTGTCACGGGTGACGCGCAGGTGACGGCGGCCGAGTACCAGAACCCGGGGGTGTTCGGCGGGATCGTGATGGGGCTGATGGCGGCCTGGTTCTGGCAGCGGTTCCACCGGGTCAAGCTGGTGGACTGGCTGGGCTTCTTCAACGGCCGCCGACTCGTCCCGATCATCATGGCCTTCGTCGGCCTGCTCTTCGCGGCCCTCTGCGCCTGGGTGTGGCAGCCGGTGGGTGACGGCCTGACGAGCTTCTCCGAGTGGCTGGTGGACCTGAACTGGCTGGGCTCCGGCATCTTCGGCCTGGCCAACCGGGCCCTGCTCGTCTTCGGCCTCCACCAGTTCCTCAACACCTTCGTCTGGTTCCAGTTCGGCGACTTCACCAAGCCGGACGGGACGGTCGTGCACGGTGACATCAACCGGTTCCTGGCGGGCGACCCGACGGCCGGTCAGTTCACCACCGGGTTCTTCCCGATCATGATGTTCGCCCTGCCGGCGGCCGCGCTGGCGATCTACCACTGCGCGAAGCCGCATCGCCGCAAGGCGGTCGGGGGCCTGATGGTGTCGGTCGGCCTGACGTCGTTCGTGACGGGAATCACGGAGCCGATCGAGTACTCGTTCCTGTTCGTCGCGCCCGTGCTGTACGCGATCCACGCGGTGCTGACGGGTGTGTCGATGGCGCTCTCGTGGGCGCTCGGGGTGAAGGACGGCTTCAGCTTCTCGGCGGGTCTGATCGACTACGTCATCAACTGGAGTCTGGCCACCAAACCATGGCTGATCATCCCGATCGGGCTGGGCTTCGCCGTGGTGTACTACGCGATCTTCCGGTTCGCGATCATCAGGTTCAACCTCCAGACCCCGGGCCGGGAGCCCGACGAGGTGGAGGAAGAAATCGAGAGCAACCTCACGAAGTAG
- a CDS encoding Mov34/MPN/PAD-1 family protein — MLTITQALYDQIVAHSRADHPDEACGVVAGPAGTGRAERFIPMLNAARSPTFYEFDSADLLKLYRDMDDRDEEPVIVYHSHTATEAYPSRTDVTYANEPGAHYVLVSTADTDGAGPFQFRSYRIVDGEITEEDVEVVDAHDAA, encoded by the coding sequence ATGCTGACCATCACCCAGGCGCTGTACGACCAGATCGTCGCGCACTCCCGCGCCGACCACCCCGACGAGGCGTGCGGCGTGGTCGCCGGGCCGGCCGGAACGGGCCGCGCCGAACGCTTCATCCCCATGCTCAACGCGGCCCGCTCGCCCACGTTCTACGAATTCGACTCGGCCGACCTCCTCAAGCTCTACCGCGACATGGACGACCGCGACGAGGAGCCCGTGATCGTCTACCACTCGCACACCGCGACCGAGGCCTACCCCTCCCGCACCGACGTCACCTACGCCAACGAACCGGGCGCCCACTACGTCCTGGTATCGACCGCCGACACCGACGGGGCCGGGCCCTTCCAGTTCCGCTCGTACCGGATCGTGGACGGCGAGATCACCGAGGAGGACGTCGAGGTCGTCGACGCCCACGACGCCGCCTGA
- a CDS encoding PTS transporter subunit EIIC: MSTATATAAPAKKRGSGLFQGLQKVGRSLQLPIAVLPAAGILLRLGQPDVFGDDGLGWHKVASVFATAGGAVFDNLPMLFCIGVAIGFAKKSDGSTALAALVGFLVYSNVLKAFPVTEAVIQKGADTAATYNNPGVLGGILMGLVTAILWQKFHRTRLVDWLGFFNGRRLVPIIMAFVGVIFGVFFGLVWEPIGDVIADFGQWMTGLGSFGAGLFGLINRALLPVGMHQFVNTVSWFQLGDFTDATGAVVHGDLNRFFAGDPTSGQFMSGFFPIMMFGLPAAAIAIAHAARPERRKAVMGMMISLALTSFVTGVTEPIEFSFMFIAPVLYAIHAVLTAISMAVTWALGVHAGFTFSAGFIDYALNWNLATKPWLIIPIGLVFGALYYVLFRFAITKFNLTTPGREPEEEVEDLTKA, translated from the coding sequence ATGAGTACGGCCACCGCTACGGCGGCCCCCGCGAAGAAGCGGGGCTCCGGCCTGTTCCAGGGCCTGCAGAAGGTGGGGCGCAGCCTCCAGCTGCCGATCGCCGTGCTGCCGGCCGCGGGCATCCTGCTCCGCCTCGGCCAGCCCGACGTCTTCGGTGACGACGGGCTCGGCTGGCACAAGGTCGCGTCCGTGTTCGCCACGGCGGGTGGCGCGGTCTTCGACAACCTCCCGATGCTCTTCTGTATCGGTGTCGCGATCGGGTTCGCCAAGAAGTCGGACGGCTCCACCGCGCTGGCCGCGCTCGTCGGCTTCCTGGTCTACAGCAATGTCCTCAAGGCCTTCCCGGTCACCGAAGCGGTGATCCAGAAGGGCGCGGACACCGCGGCGACGTACAACAACCCCGGTGTCCTCGGCGGCATCCTGATGGGTCTCGTCACGGCGATCCTGTGGCAGAAGTTCCACCGCACCAGGCTGGTGGACTGGCTGGGCTTCTTCAACGGCCGGCGGCTCGTCCCGATCATCATGGCCTTCGTCGGTGTGATCTTCGGTGTGTTCTTCGGCCTGGTCTGGGAGCCCATCGGCGACGTCATAGCCGACTTCGGCCAGTGGATGACCGGTCTCGGTTCCTTCGGTGCCGGACTCTTCGGCCTGATCAACCGCGCGCTGCTGCCCGTCGGCATGCACCAGTTCGTCAACACGGTCTCGTGGTTCCAGCTGGGTGACTTCACGGACGCCACCGGCGCCGTCGTGCACGGCGACCTGAACCGCTTCTTCGCCGGTGACCCGACCTCGGGCCAGTTCATGTCGGGCTTCTTCCCGATCATGATGTTCGGCCTCCCGGCCGCCGCCATCGCCATCGCCCACGCCGCTCGCCCCGAGCGCCGCAAGGCCGTGATGGGCATGATGATCTCCCTCGCGCTGACCTCGTTCGTCACCGGTGTGACCGAGCCGATCGAGTTCTCGTTCATGTTCATCGCGCCGGTGCTCTACGCGATCCACGCCGTCCTGACCGCCATCTCGATGGCCGTCACCTGGGCGCTCGGCGTGCACGCCGGATTCACCTTCTCCGCGGGCTTCATCGACTACGCGCTGAACTGGAACCTGGCGACCAAGCCGTGGCTGATCATCCCGATCGGTCTCGTCTTCGGAGCGCTCTACTACGTGCTGTTCCGCTTCGCCATCACCAAGTTCAACCTCACCACCCCGGGCCGTGAGCCCGAGGAAGAGGTCGAGGACCTGACCAAGGCGTAA
- a CDS encoding amino acid permease: MTSAKVEKGPEEPPAAAAETTSAEGYQRALGARQIQMIAIGGAIGTGLFLGAGKAIAKAGPSLVLAYAIAGLVIFFIMRALGELLMYRPVAGSFSEYAREFVGPFAGFVTGWTYWLFWVVTGITEVTAAAQYMTFWFSIPQWVSALIFTVILYGVNLISVKLFGELEFWFSMVKVTAIVGMILICAGILTLGFSDAGDTASVTHLWADGGFFPHGIKGTLMTLQIVMFAFLAVELVGVTAGESKDPKTVLPKAINTVPWRIAVFYIGALVMILSVVPWTEFSPDVSPFVEAFQKMGLGLGAGIVNFVVLTAALSSCNSGMYSTGRMLRDLALNGQGPKVFTRLTRSGTPLVGTTVSAALMLVGVWINYQWPGDAFTYVVSFATISGMWAWIMILVSQLRYRRLADRGVLPQSSFRAPGAPYTSVFALAFLGLVIVMMGIDKDARISLYCAPLWALILGVSYLVLKARNPANKAFTGR, translated from the coding sequence ATGACATCGGCGAAGGTCGAAAAGGGACCGGAAGAACCACCGGCCGCAGCCGCGGAGACCACCTCGGCCGAGGGCTACCAGCGCGCCCTCGGGGCACGTCAGATCCAGATGATCGCCATCGGCGGGGCCATCGGCACCGGCCTCTTCCTCGGCGCGGGCAAGGCCATAGCCAAGGCAGGACCCAGTCTCGTCCTGGCCTACGCGATCGCGGGCCTGGTGATCTTCTTCATCATGCGGGCCCTGGGCGAACTCCTCATGTACCGCCCGGTCGCGGGCTCCTTCTCCGAGTACGCCCGTGAATTCGTCGGGCCCTTCGCGGGCTTCGTCACCGGCTGGACGTACTGGCTGTTCTGGGTCGTCACCGGAATCACCGAAGTCACCGCAGCGGCCCAGTACATGACGTTCTGGTTCAGCATTCCGCAATGGGTCTCCGCACTGATCTTCACGGTCATTCTCTACGGCGTGAACCTCATCTCCGTGAAGCTCTTCGGCGAACTCGAATTCTGGTTCTCGATGGTCAAGGTCACCGCCATCGTCGGCATGATCCTCATCTGCGCCGGAATCCTCACCCTCGGCTTCTCCGACGCCGGCGACACCGCGTCCGTCACCCACCTCTGGGCCGACGGCGGCTTCTTCCCGCACGGCATCAAGGGCACCCTGATGACCCTGCAGATCGTGATGTTCGCCTTCCTCGCCGTCGAACTCGTCGGCGTCACCGCGGGCGAGTCCAAGGACCCGAAGACCGTGCTGCCCAAGGCCATCAACACCGTGCCGTGGCGCATCGCCGTCTTCTACATCGGCGCGCTCGTCATGATCCTCTCGGTGGTCCCCTGGACCGAGTTCTCGCCGGACGTCTCCCCGTTCGTCGAGGCCTTCCAGAAGATGGGGCTCGGCCTCGGCGCGGGCATCGTCAACTTCGTCGTCCTGACCGCGGCGCTCTCGTCCTGCAACTCCGGGATGTACTCCACCGGCCGCATGCTGCGCGACCTCGCGCTCAACGGCCAGGGCCCGAAGGTCTTCACCCGGCTGACCAGGAGCGGCACCCCGCTCGTCGGCACCACCGTCTCGGCCGCCCTGATGCTCGTCGGCGTCTGGATCAACTACCAGTGGCCCGGCGACGCCTTCACCTACGTCGTCTCCTTCGCCACCATCTCCGGCATGTGGGCCTGGATCATGATCCTGGTCAGCCAGCTCCGCTACCGCCGCCTGGCCGACCGCGGAGTCCTCCCGCAGTCCAGCTTCCGGGCCCCCGGAGCCCCGTACACCAGCGTCTTCGCGCTCGCCTTCCTCGGCCTGGTCATCGTGATGATGGGCATCGACAAGGATGCCCGGATCTCGCTGTACTGCGCCCCCCTGTGGGCCCTGATCCTGGGCGTCTCCTACCTGGTCCTCAAGGCCCGCAACCCCGCGAACAAGGCCTTCACCGGCCGCTGA
- the rph gene encoding ribonuclease PH, which produces MSRIDGRTPDQLRPVTIERGWSKHAEGSVLVSFGDTKVFCTASVTEGVPRWRKGSGEGWVTAEYSMLPRSTNTRGDRESVRGKIGGRTHEISRLIGRSLRAVIDYKALGENTIVLDCDVLQADGGTRTAAITGAYVALADAITWAQGKKIIKHGRKPLTGTVSAISVGIVDGTPLLDLCYEEDVRAETDMNVVCTGDGRFVEVQGTAEAEPFDRAELNALLDLATAGCVDLAAFQNDALARTLGA; this is translated from the coding sequence ATGTCTCGTATCGACGGCCGCACCCCCGACCAGCTCCGCCCCGTCACCATCGAACGCGGATGGAGCAAGCACGCCGAAGGATCCGTACTCGTCTCCTTCGGCGACACCAAAGTCTTCTGCACCGCCTCCGTCACCGAAGGCGTCCCGCGCTGGCGCAAGGGCAGCGGCGAAGGCTGGGTCACCGCCGAGTACTCCATGCTGCCCCGCTCCACCAACACCCGCGGCGACCGCGAATCCGTACGCGGCAAGATCGGCGGCCGCACCCACGAGATCAGCCGCCTCATCGGCCGCTCGCTGCGCGCGGTCATCGACTACAAGGCCCTCGGCGAGAACACCATCGTCCTGGACTGCGACGTCCTCCAGGCCGACGGCGGCACCCGCACCGCCGCCATCACCGGCGCCTACGTCGCCCTCGCGGACGCCATCACCTGGGCCCAGGGCAAGAAGATCATCAAGCACGGCCGCAAGCCGCTGACCGGCACCGTCTCCGCCATCAGCGTCGGCATCGTCGACGGCACCCCCCTCCTCGACCTCTGCTACGAGGAGGACGTCCGCGCCGAGACCGACATGAACGTCGTCTGCACCGGCGACGGCCGCTTCGTCGAGGTCCAGGGCACCGCGGAGGCCGAGCCCTTCGACCGCGCCGAACTGAACGCCCTCCTCGACCTCGCCACCGCCGGCTGCGTCGACCTCGCCGCGTTCCAGAACGACGCCCTGGCCCGCACCCTCGGCGCCTGA
- a CDS encoding MoaD/ThiS family protein, whose product MAIEVRIPTILRTYTDGAKAVEASGATLADLFTDLESRHTGIRERIVDGDQLRRFVNVYLNDEDVRFLDGISTKLSDGDSVTILPAVAGGMN is encoded by the coding sequence ATGGCCATCGAGGTCCGCATCCCGACCATCCTCCGCACCTACACCGACGGCGCCAAGGCCGTCGAGGCCAGCGGAGCGACCCTCGCCGACCTCTTCACGGACCTGGAAAGCCGCCACACCGGCATCCGTGAGCGCATCGTCGACGGCGACCAGCTGCGCCGCTTCGTGAACGTGTACCTCAACGACGAGGACGTCCGCTTCCTCGACGGCATCTCCACCAAGCTCAGCGACGGCGACAGCGTCACCATCCTCCCGGCCGTCGCCGGCGGCATGAACTGA
- a CDS encoding PLP-dependent cysteine synthase family protein: protein MRYDSPLAAVGNTPLVRLPRLSPSDDVRIWAKLEDRNPTGSIKDRPALHMVEQAEKDGRLTPGCTILEPTSGNTGISLAMAAKLKGYRIVCVMPENTSQERRDLLTMWGAEIIPSPAAGGSNTAVRVAKELSAQHPDWVMLYQYGNPDNAGAHYATTGPEILTDLPSITHFVAGLGTTGTLMGVGRYLRENVEGIRIVAAEPRYDDLVYGLRNLDEGFVPELYDASVLTTRFSVGSADAVTRTRELLQQEGIFAGVSTGAALHAAIGVGNKAVKAGERADIVFVVADGGWKYLSTGVYTAPTTEAAIETLHGQLWA, encoded by the coding sequence ATGCGCTACGACAGCCCGCTCGCCGCAGTGGGCAACACCCCGCTCGTCCGCCTGCCGCGGCTGTCACCGTCGGACGACGTCCGCATCTGGGCCAAGCTGGAGGACCGCAACCCCACCGGCTCGATCAAGGACCGTCCCGCGCTCCACATGGTCGAGCAGGCCGAGAAGGACGGCCGGCTCACCCCCGGCTGCACCATCCTCGAACCCACCAGCGGCAACACCGGCATCTCGCTCGCCATGGCGGCGAAGCTCAAGGGCTACCGCATCGTCTGCGTGATGCCGGAGAACACCTCGCAGGAACGGCGCGACCTCCTCACCATGTGGGGCGCCGAGATCATCCCCTCCCCGGCGGCGGGCGGCTCCAACACCGCCGTCCGCGTCGCCAAGGAGCTGTCGGCGCAGCACCCGGACTGGGTGATGCTCTACCAGTACGGCAACCCCGACAACGCGGGCGCCCACTACGCCACCACCGGCCCGGAGATCCTCACCGACCTCCCCTCCATCACGCACTTCGTGGCGGGCCTCGGCACCACCGGAACGCTCATGGGCGTCGGCCGCTACCTGCGGGAGAACGTCGAGGGCATCAGGATCGTCGCCGCGGAGCCGCGCTACGACGACCTGGTCTACGGCCTGCGCAACCTCGACGAGGGCTTCGTCCCCGAGCTGTACGACGCCTCGGTCCTCACCACCCGCTTCTCCGTCGGCTCGGCCGACGCCGTCACCCGCACCCGCGAACTCCTCCAGCAGGAGGGCATCTTCGCGGGCGTCTCCACCGGCGCCGCGCTGCACGCCGCGATCGGCGTGGGCAACAAGGCGGTCAAGGCCGGTGAGCGCGCCGACATCGTCTTCGTCGTCGCGGACGGCGGCTGGAAGTACCTGTCGACGGGCGTCTACACCGCGCCCACGACGGAGGCGGCGATCGAAACGCTGCACGGCCAGCTCTGGGCGTAG